The following coding sequences are from one Formosa haliotis window:
- a CDS encoding acyl-CoA dehydrogenase family protein has product METTDKDILRGGQFLIKETNYEDVFTPEDFSEEQTMMKEAVMEFNDREIIPNKPRFEAKDYALTEEVMRKAAELGFLGVAVPEEYGGLGMGFVSTMLTCDYISSGTGSFSTAFGAHTGIGTMPITLYGTEEQKQKYVPKLATGEWFGAYALTEPGAGSDANSGKTTAKLSDDGKSYLINGQKMWISNAGFCSVMIVFARIEDDKNITGFIVEYDAENPNGITLGEEEHKLGIRASSTRQVFFSDTVVPVENMLAGRGEGFKIAMNALNIGRIKLAAACLDSQRRITTTAVQYANERKQFKTPISDFGAIKVKLAEMATNAYVGESASYRAAKNIEDRIAMRQAAGNTHQEAELKGVEEYAIECSILKVAVSEDVQHCADEGIQIFGGMGFSEDTPMEAAWRDARIARIYEGTNEINRMLCVGMLVKKAMKGHVDLLGPAMKVQEDLMGIQSFDTPDYSELLSEEKAMVAKLKKVFLMVAGAAVQKFGPDLESHQQLLMAASDILIEIYMAESAILRTEKNAKRFGEDAQKEQIAMSKLYLYQAVDIIEKKGKESIISFAEGDEQRMMLMGLKRFTKYTNYPDIVDLRNEIAEKVKKENKYCF; this is encoded by the coding sequence ATGGAAACAACAGACAAAGACATACTAAGAGGAGGACAATTCCTTATAAAAGAAACAAATTACGAAGATGTGTTTACTCCAGAAGATTTTTCTGAAGAGCAAACCATGATGAAAGAGGCGGTTATGGAATTTAACGACCGCGAAATTATTCCGAATAAACCACGATTTGAAGCAAAAGACTATGCCCTTACCGAAGAAGTTATGCGTAAAGCAGCCGAACTTGGGTTTTTAGGTGTCGCGGTACCCGAAGAATATGGTGGGCTTGGAATGGGGTTTGTATCGACCATGCTTACTTGCGACTATATTTCGAGTGGAACCGGATCGTTTAGTACGGCTTTTGGTGCACATACTGGTATTGGTACCATGCCAATTACCTTATATGGTACAGAAGAACAAAAACAGAAATACGTTCCCAAATTAGCAACGGGCGAATGGTTTGGTGCTTATGCATTAACAGAACCTGGTGCAGGTAGTGATGCTAATTCAGGAAAAACAACGGCAAAATTGTCTGATGATGGAAAATCGTATCTTATTAACGGACAAAAAATGTGGATTTCGAACGCAGGTTTTTGTAGTGTAATGATTGTGTTTGCGCGTATTGAAGACGATAAAAACATTACCGGATTTATCGTGGAATACGATGCAGAAAACCCAAACGGAATTACTTTGGGCGAAGAAGAACATAAACTAGGTATTCGTGCCTCTTCTACTCGTCAGGTGTTTTTTAGCGACACCGTAGTTCCTGTAGAAAACATGTTAGCCGGTCGTGGCGAAGGATTTAAAATTGCCATGAATGCACTAAATATAGGGCGTATAAAATTGGCTGCAGCCTGTTTAGATTCGCAACGTCGTATTACAACTACCGCTGTGCAATATGCTAACGAGCGTAAGCAATTTAAAACTCCGATTTCAGATTTTGGAGCGATTAAAGTGAAGTTAGCCGAAATGGCTACAAATGCTTATGTTGGTGAGTCGGCATCTTATAGAGCTGCAAAAAATATTGAAGACCGTATTGCCATGCGTCAAGCTGCAGGAAACACGCATCAAGAAGCCGAATTAAAAGGTGTTGAAGAATATGCTATAGAATGTTCTATATTAAAAGTAGCAGTTTCTGAAGACGTGCAACATTGTGCAGACGAAGGTATTCAGATATTTGGAGGTATGGGCTTCTCTGAAGACACCCCTATGGAAGCCGCTTGGAGAGATGCGCGAATAGCCAGAATTTACGAAGGAACTAACGAAATTAACCGTATGCTTTGCGTAGGGATGTTAGTTAAAAAAGCCATGAAAGGTCATGTCGATTTATTAGGACCTGCTATGAAAGTTCAAGAAGATCTTATGGGAATCCAGTCTTTTGACACCCCTGATTATTCTGAATTATTGTCTGAAGAAAAGGCTATGGTGGCCAAACTTAAAAAAGTGTTCTTAATGGTTGCTGGAGCCGCCGTACAAAAATTTGGTCCGGACTTAGAAAGTCACCAACAATTATTAATGGCTGCATCCGACATACTTATTGAGATTTATATGGCTGAATCGGCTATTTTGAGAACCGAAAAGAATGCAAAACGTTTTGGCGAAGATGCTCAAAAAGAACAAATCGCAATGTCTAAATTGTATTTATATCAAGCCGTAGACATTATTGAGAAAAAAGGAAAAGAAAGTATTATTTCGTTTGCAGAAGGTGACGAGCAACGAATGATGCTAATGGGATTAAAACGATTCACAAAATATACCAATTATCCTGATATTGTAGATTTAAGAAATGAAATCGCAGAAAAGGTAAAAAAGGAAAATAAATATTGTTTCTAA
- a CDS encoding acetyl-CoA C-acyltransferase, protein MKQAYIVKAYRTAVGKAPKGVFRFKRTDELAAETIKYMMKELPELDPKRIDDVMVGNAMPEGSQGLNMARLISLMGLDIVDVPGVTVNRFCSSGIETIGMATAKIQAGMADCIIAGGAESMSSVPMTGFKPELNYDVVKAGHEDYYWGMGNTAEAVANQFKVSREDQDEFAYNSHMKALKAQAENRFQDQIVPIDVEETYIDAKGKKATKSYTVTKDEGPRANTSLEALAKLRPVFAAGGSVTAGNSSQTSDGAAFVMVMSEDMVKELGLQPIARLVNYAAAGVEPRIMGIGPVKAIPKALKQAGLKQDDLELIELNEAFASQSIAVIRELELNPDIVNVNGGAIALGHPLGCTGAKLSVQLFDEMRKRNMIGKYGAVTMCVGTGQGACGVFEFLN, encoded by the coding sequence ATGAAACAAGCATATATAGTTAAAGCATACAGAACCGCAGTAGGTAAAGCACCTAAAGGTGTGTTCCGTTTTAAAAGAACCGATGAATTGGCTGCCGAAACCATCAAGTATATGATGAAGGAATTGCCAGAATTAGATCCTAAACGTATCGACGATGTTATGGTAGGAAACGCGATGCCAGAAGGCTCGCAAGGGTTAAACATGGCGCGTCTAATCTCTTTAATGGGCTTAGATATAGTAGATGTTCCCGGCGTTACGGTAAACCGTTTTTGTTCTTCTGGAATAGAAACCATAGGTATGGCCACAGCTAAAATCCAGGCAGGTATGGCCGATTGTATCATCGCCGGTGGTGCAGAAAGCATGAGTTCTGTGCCTATGACAGGTTTTAAACCCGAGTTAAATTACGATGTTGTAAAGGCGGGTCACGAAGATTACTATTGGGGCATGGGAAATACCGCTGAAGCCGTTGCCAATCAGTTTAAAGTTTCTCGTGAAGATCAAGACGAATTTGCATACAATTCGCATATGAAAGCATTAAAGGCACAAGCCGAAAACCGTTTTCAAGATCAGATTGTTCCTATAGATGTAGAGGAAACGTATATTGATGCCAAAGGTAAAAAAGCAACAAAATCCTATACGGTAACCAAAGATGAAGGACCTCGTGCCAATACAAGCTTAGAAGCCCTTGCTAAATTGCGTCCAGTATTTGCTGCTGGCGGAAGTGTAACTGCCGGAAATTCTTCACAAACTAGTGATGGAGCTGCGTTTGTAATGGTAATGAGTGAAGATATGGTCAAGGAATTAGGTTTACAACCTATTGCACGCTTGGTAAATTATGCTGCTGCTGGTGTGGAACCTCGTATTATGGGAATTGGTCCTGTAAAAGCCATTCCTAAAGCATTAAAACAAGCAGGCCTAAAACAAGACGATTTAGAATTAATTGAATTAAATGAAGCCTTTGCCTCGCAATCTATCGCGGTAATTCGCGAATTGGAATTAAACCCCGATATCGTAAATGTAAACGGTGGAGCCATAGCACTTGGCCATCCTCTAGGTTGTACTGGAGCTAAACTTTCAGTTCAGCTTTTCGATGAAATGAGAAAACGTAATATGATTGGTAAATACGGTGCAGTAACCATGTGTGTGGGAACCGGACAAGGTGCATGTGGGGTTTTTGAATTCTTAAATTAG
- a CDS encoding four helix bundle protein codes for MHNISELKIWQKSIELTKQVYLLVAHLPSDEQYGLSSQIKRSAISIPSNIAEGGGRNSNKEFKYFLSIANGSTYELQTQLILLIELKLLKEENVKPIIELCVEIQKMNYSFQQKL; via the coding sequence ATGCACAATATAAGTGAGTTAAAAATATGGCAAAAGTCTATAGAACTAACTAAACAGGTTTATTTACTTGTTGCTCATTTACCTTCTGATGAACAATATGGCTTATCATCACAAATAAAAAGAAGTGCTATTTCCATTCCTTCTAATATAGCTGAAGGCGGTGGAAGAAATTCTAATAAAGAATTTAAATATTTTTTGAGTATCGCAAATGGTTCAACATATGAACTTCAAACTCAATTAATTTTATTAATAGAATTAAAACTATTAAAGGAAGAAAACGTAAAACCAATTATTGAATTATGTGTTGAAATTCAGAAAATGAATTATTCATTTCAGCAGAAACTCTAA